The following proteins come from a genomic window of Tindallia californiensis:
- a CDS encoding ABC transporter ATP-binding protein, with translation MPAAIKTENICKTYHLGKVPVEVLKEINVTIEQGEFVTIMGPSGSGKSTLLYLMGGLDQPTEGKIYLGDTELSGLTDKEQSIMRRRQVGFVFQFYNLVPNLTVEDNIMLPVLLDGKKTKHYCESLQEIIQIVELEDRRKHTPRELSGGQQQRVAIARALINEPDIILADEPTGNLDSRTTEEVMQLLRRINKEKKKTVVQVSHSLETAEYGNRIIRVRDGKVWAEGDKDRQ, from the coding sequence ATGCCTGCAGCCATCAAAACAGAAAACATATGCAAGACCTACCATTTGGGAAAGGTTCCGGTGGAGGTGCTAAAAGAAATCAATGTAACGATCGAACAGGGAGAATTTGTCACCATTATGGGACCCTCCGGCTCTGGAAAAAGCACATTATTATACCTAATGGGGGGACTGGATCAGCCAACGGAAGGAAAAATATATCTAGGAGATACAGAACTTTCCGGGTTGACAGATAAAGAGCAAAGCATCATGCGAAGAAGACAAGTAGGGTTTGTTTTTCAGTTCTATAATCTGGTTCCAAATCTGACAGTGGAAGATAATATTATGCTGCCGGTATTGCTGGACGGTAAAAAGACCAAGCATTACTGTGAATCATTACAGGAAATTATTCAGATTGTTGAGTTGGAAGATCGGCGAAAGCATACCCCAAGAGAATTGTCCGGAGGGCAACAGCAACGGGTGGCTATTGCTCGGGCATTGATTAATGAACCGGATATTATTCTGGCGGACGAACCTACCGGGAATTTGGACAGCCGGACAACAGAAGAGGTTATGCAGTTGTTGCGGAGAATTAACAAGGAAAAGAAAAAAACCGTAGTACAGGTAAGTCATTCTTTGGAAACAGCCGAGTATGGCAATCGAATTATTCGGGTGAGGGATGGAAAGGTGTGGGCTGAAGGTGATAAGGATAGACAATAA
- a CDS encoding HlyD family secretion protein encodes MIRIDNKGKILKKIMIGGVVLFLITVLVACSNENQPPEEPEKIDLTKEDNRQIEAFGKVKVPEPVRLSLKNPGRIEKVLVQEGQIVEEGETIIILDLSEQRQRMEEIAEEIAVIRAEMEARRRHLSQETMVIGQELEYAENRMWQVLREMERYQTLYNAGVIPKETLEEKEMKTEEKQQQVRSLELSLELKEDAYQLKVYRQRIQELEARKQGLKNQMEIHYLNGDKLINVFEKSVVKDINRMAGDSIEAGEGIGKLLPLDRLEVEADVLEEFIRDVQIGSGVTFIPVADRSRTYHGKVTFIAGTAVVRNNETVIPIRVSIDNADDFLKPEFNVDLYIDVE; translated from the coding sequence GTGATAAGGATAGACAATAAGGGGAAAATACTGAAAAAAATCATGATAGGCGGTGTCGTGTTATTTCTTATAACTGTATTGGTGGCTTGTTCCAATGAAAATCAGCCACCTGAAGAACCGGAAAAAATAGATCTGACAAAGGAAGACAATCGTCAAATCGAAGCCTTTGGAAAGGTAAAGGTTCCAGAACCTGTCAGATTAAGCCTGAAAAACCCGGGTAGAATCGAAAAAGTATTGGTTCAGGAAGGGCAAATAGTAGAAGAAGGTGAGACAATAATAATACTGGATTTATCGGAGCAACGACAGCGTATGGAAGAAATAGCAGAAGAAATAGCTGTTATCAGAGCTGAAATGGAAGCTAGGCGCCGGCATTTAAGTCAAGAAACAATGGTGATTGGACAGGAACTGGAATACGCAGAAAATCGGATGTGGCAGGTTTTACGGGAGATGGAGCGTTATCAGACTCTTTATAACGCAGGTGTCATTCCGAAGGAGACTTTAGAGGAAAAAGAAATGAAAACAGAAGAAAAACAGCAACAGGTTCGTAGTTTGGAGTTAAGCCTGGAGCTGAAAGAAGATGCGTATCAGCTTAAAGTGTATCGACAAAGAATTCAAGAATTGGAAGCCAGAAAACAAGGACTGAAAAATCAAATGGAGATACATTACCTAAATGGCGATAAATTGATTAATGTTTTTGAAAAATCGGTTGTAAAAGATATCAATAGAATGGCAGGTGACAGTATCGAAGCGGGTGAAGGCATCGGAAAACTGTTGCCACTGGACCGCCTGGAGGTAGAAGCGGACGTGCTAGAAGAGTTCATCCGTGATGTTCAGATTGGCTCTGGAGTAACGTTCATACCCGTGGCAGACCGCTCCAGAACCTATCATGGGAAAGTGACTTTTATTGCTGGTACGGCTGTTGTCCGTAACAACGAAACCGTTATACCTATTCGCGTGTCTATTGATAATGCAGACGATTTTCTAAAGCCGGAGTTTAATGTGGATTTATATATTGATGTTGAGTGA